The proteins below are encoded in one region of Ostrinia nubilalis chromosome 3, ilOstNubi1.1, whole genome shotgun sequence:
- the LOC135088029 gene encoding caspase-1-like isoform X1, with product MDLTQSDARTFQSATNLLPEKSNLPPSASRSVPLPDSSIKFDPDGLYYDMSGKKEILIFNHSEYEANEFYGKKPPDERTDHLADYERLEKVFSFFGFKPFYYENKTYDVIKRTIKAKAEEDHSKTSCLAVAIMTHGLQRGILCAYDTTYYLAEMVWLLENGHSSLVHKPKLFFIQACRGWKVDPGKMTHCDGPNSTVLHVPRHVDFFIGRSTVEDYRAWKYIEGGSWYIRELCQIFMKHYNHLDLDQMMTLVTRRVAYDHKSKTLNAPELTGMKETPEKTSTLTKLLKFSHCKPYDD from the exons ATGGATTTAACTCAGAGTGACGCGAGGACTTTCCAATCTGCCACGAACTTACTTCCGGAGAAAAGTAATTTACCTCCTAG CGCCAGTCGCTCGGTGCCATTGCCAGACTCCAGCATAAAGTTCGATCCCGATGGTTTGTATTACGACATGTCAGGAAAGAAGGAGATCTTAATCTTTAACCATAGTGAATACGAAGCAAATGAATTTTATGG GAAGAAACCTCCAGATGAGCGTACTGACCATTTAgcagattatgagagactggaaAAAGTATTCTCATTTTTTGGatttaaacctttttattacgaaaataaAACGTATGACGTAATTAAAAGGACAATCAAAGCTA AAGCTGAAGAAGACCACAGCAAGACATCATGCCTGGCTGTTGCAATCATGACACACGGTTTACAGAGAGGAATACTTTGTGCTTACGACACAACCTACTATTTGGCTGAAATGGTTTGGTTACTCGAAAATGGGCACTCTTCTCTTGTCCATAAACCGAAACTTTTCTTTATTCAG GCGTGCCGTGGATGGAAGGTTGACCCTGGTAAAATGACGCATTGTGATGGACCAAACAGCACGGTGCTTCATGTGcccagacatgtagatttttttattggGCGTTCAACAGTAGAAG ATTATAGGGCTTGGAAATACATTGAAGGGGGATCTTGGTACATAAGAGAACTTTGCCAGATCTTTATGAAACACTACAACCATTTGGATCTGGACCAGATGATGACACTGGTCACTAGGAGAGTCGCTTACGACCATAAGTCGAAGACACTGAATGCACCTGAACTAACGGGCATGAAAGAGACACCTGAAAAAACGTCTACATTaacaaaattattgaaattttcGCATTGCAAACCTTACGATGACTAA
- the LOC135088029 gene encoding caspase-1-like isoform X2 has translation MDLTQSDARTFQSATNLLPEKSNLPPSASRSVPLPDSSIKFDPDGLYYDMSGKKEILIFNHSEYEANEFYGKKPPDERTDHLADYERLEKVFSFFGFKPFYYENKTYDVIKRTIKAKAEEDHSKTSCLAVAIMTHGLQRGILCAYDTTYYLAEMVWLLENGHSSLVHKPKLFFIQACRGWKVDPGKMTHCDGPNSTVLHVPRHVDFFIGRSTVEDYMAWKYVEGGSWYIRELCRIFMEHYNDLDLEQIMTLVTRRVAYDYKSNTEKPELRDMKETPEKTSTLTKLLKFSHCKPYDS, from the exons ATGGATTTAACTCAGAGTGACGCGAGGACTTTCCAATCTGCCACGAACTTACTTCCGGAGAAAAGTAATTTACCTCCTAG CGCCAGTCGCTCGGTGCCATTGCCAGACTCCAGCATAAAGTTCGATCCCGATGGTTTGTATTACGACATGTCAGGAAAGAAGGAGATCTTAATCTTTAACCATAGTGAATACGAAGCAAATGAATTTTATGG GAAGAAACCTCCAGATGAGCGTACTGACCATTTAgcagattatgagagactggaaAAAGTATTCTCATTTTTTGGatttaaacctttttattacgaaaataaAACGTATGACGTAATTAAAAGGACAATCAAAGCTA AAGCTGAAGAAGACCACAGCAAGACATCATGCCTGGCTGTTGCAATCATGACACACGGTTTACAGAGAGGAATACTTTGTGCTTACGACACAACCTACTATTTGGCTGAAATGGTTTGGTTACTCGAAAATGGGCACTCTTCTCTTGTCCATAAACCGAAACTTTTCTTTATTCAG GCGTGCCGTGGATGGAAGGTTGACCCTGGTAAAATGACGCATTGTGATGGACCAAACAGCACGGTGCTTCATGTGcccagacatgtagatttttttattggGCGTTCAACAGTAGAAG ATTACATGGCTTGGAAATATGTTGAAGGGGGATCTTGGTACATAAGAGAACTTTGCAGGATTTTTATGGAACACTACAACGATTTGGATCTGGAACAGATTATGACACTGGTCACTAGGAGAGTCGCTTACGACTATAAGTCGAATACAGAGAAGCCTGAGCTAAGGGACATGAAAGAAACACCTGAAAAAACGTCTACATTAACAAAATTGTTGAAATTTTCACATTGCAAACCTTACGATAGCTAA